TGGATGCTCTGAGGAGATGACGATGAACCACTCTGGAAGATGCTCACGGAGAAGCTCTTGCAGTGCTCCTAACAGCTTCTCGGTCGCCTGGGCGAAGTCCGCCACGATGACGCCATGCGCCTTCTCTTCACCTATCTCGTCGATAACCCAGAAGTGGCCGGTCGGTATATCGCCGCGCTCGCGACACTCGCTGATCGCGGACGTAATTAGCTGATAACCTTTCTCCCAGACATCCGTAGGCGGATAGTCGAATAGGTCGTGCATCGACAACCCGAAGTCGCGTAGCCTCGTCTCGATCTCATGGTAGGCCTGTTCGGAAGTGCAACGCCCCTCCGCCACATCGGCCTTGCTTGATTCGATAACATTCCGCAGCATCGATTCAGTCTGTCTCGCTGCATCCGCAGTCATACCCTGCTCCAACAAACGGGTTGCGATAGCCTTGGTCATACCTTATCCCTGATGCGCTCGGACGAAGCTAATGCTTTCAGGTTACGCCATGGATGTCCGGTCGCGAAGGACCAGTGCCATACGTTTGAATAGCCGCTCTTGGCCGATTGCAGCGGCTCAGCAATAGTCCCAAACTGAATCAAGAACCTCTTGTGTCGCCGGCTACGGAGCCCGCTACGTCGATGTCCTGACGGCGACGTATTCGCCTTTGCCTATCGGTATCAGGCAACCTGCAAAGTCACCGTCGGCCATCATCAGTTCGCGCAAGGGAGCAAGTTCCTCCACGTGAGACGTGGCGTTATCGACCACGAGTAAGCCGCCTGGGCGCAGAACGCGACGCAGCTTATGCCACCAGCGCGTGTACTCTGAGCGTTCCGAGTCCAGAAAGACCAGGTCGTATGCGCCTTCCTCGCTTGCGTTCAGGAAACGGCCGGCATCTTCGTGGACTTGGGTGATGAACGATGCAAGCCCGGATCGCGCGAAATTGGTGGACGCGAGCTTTATCTTGTAAGCGTCGACCTCCACGGTCGTCACCGATCCCTCGATTGCCTTTGCGGCCTCTGCAAGCCAGAGTGTGGAGTAGCCGTTCGACGTGCCGATTTCCAGAACGCGCCGTGCGGCCGTCGCGCGCACGAGTATCGCCAGCAATTGGCCGGTATCACGCGTGATGTTGAACATGCGCCGGTTCCGCGCGGCTGTCGCGGCGTCGTGCGCTTCGCCGAAGCTCTCCAGATCGGCCTTCAAAGTTTCAAGCCTGTCGCTCATGTCATGCTCCCGTTACTCAGCGCGCATGCCGGTGCGATCGATGAGCCGCTTCATCTTTTCCGATTCAGTGGCGATGTAAGCCGCAAACTCGCCGGGCGCCGCGGGCGCAGCTCTCGCGCCCTGCGTCAGCAGCGTCGTGTGCATCGCGGGCGTCCGCAGGACTTCTGTGATGTCGTGATTCAGTCTCGCTACCAGAGCCGGCGGCGTACGGGCGGGGGCGAGCAGGCCGATCCAGAACTCGAGCTCGAACCCCCGCAGGCCCGATTCCGCTGCGGTCGGAATGTCGGGCACCCCCGGGAACCGCTCGCTGCCGGTGACGGCGTATGCTTTGACTCGCCCCGCCTTCACGTGAGGCAGCATGCTGGGCAAGGCGCCGAAACCCATCTTCACCTCGCCGCTCACGATCGCGTGCGTCGATGCACCACCGCCTTTGTAATGAATCGGCGCGGCGTTTACGCCGGCCGCTTGCTTCAGCAACTCCATTGCGATGTGATTGTTGGTACCCGGACCGGCTGTAGCGAAATGGATCTCACGCGGCTCAGCTTTCGCAAATGCGAGGAATTCGTGGAGCGTGGCGGCCGGCACGGAAGGGTGCGCGACCAGCAACGTGGGCGTCAGTGCCGCGAGCGTTATCGGCGAGAAGTCGCGGACGGGGTGATAGGGAATGCTCCTGTAAAGGTGGGGCGCAACGGCGAGCGCGGAACGGTCGGACATGACTAGCGTATAGCCGTCGGGCGTCGCTCTCGCCGCCATGCCGGTGCCGACGGTCAAAGCGGCCGCACCCTGATTCTCGACCACCACCGGTTGGCCCCAGCGCTCGGTCAGACGCTGGCCGAGTTGTCTCGTCACGATGTCGTGGAAAGTGCCGCTTCCGCCGGTGATGATGCGCACCGGTTTTGCCGGGTAAGTCTGCGCGGCGGCGCAAGCGGCCGCCAACGGCATGGCCGCAAGCAGCAACACTGGTGCAGCATGCCTCATCGGGCGCATGGCTTTGGTCCCTATCGCTCGTGGTTGAAAGTTGCGCATCGATGGTGAGCGCTCAACACGATTCACGCAATTGTGTGAGAATTAAATCTCCATCAATACCGTTGATAGTATGGACCTGCGAGACATCGAGTATTTCACCGTGGTGGCGCAGCACGGGCATCTCGGACGCGCCGCGGAGGCCTTGGGACTCGGCCAACCTGCATTGAGCATGAGCCTGCGCCGTCTCGAGAAATCCGCTCAGGCCAAGCTGGTGAGACGCACACCTAAAGGCGTCGAGCTCACGGCAGTAGGCGCCGCGCTCCTTTCGCATGCGGGCAAGCTACGTCTCGCGCGCGATGATCTCGCTCGTGAGGTGGCCGATCTCGCGCACGGACGCGCGGGGCACCTTCGCATCGGCGCGAGCCCCTCGAACGCTGACGTGGGCCTGCCGGAAGCCTGCAGCCAACTTTTAATGGAAGGGCCCAAGATTACGGTCAACGTCGCCGTGTTCGACAATGACGCCCTGTTGCCGGCCTTGCGCGCGGGCGAGCTGGACATCGCAATTACGCACACTCGCAAGCTCTCACAAGCGGACGTCGCGATGGAGTGGTTTCGGGAGGACGAATTCGTCGTCTACTGCGCCGCCAATCACCGGCTGACCAAGCGCAACTCGATCACGCTGCAGGATCTCGCGCACGAGCGGTGGGCAGCAGCGGCCTCGGCATCGGGCGCCTTCGGACCGTTGCAGGTGTTGCGCGACGCGTTTGCCGAACGCGGCTTACCTGCGCCCCGTATTTCGCTCGTTTCCGACCTCGTGATGTCGAGACTCCGAACAGTGGCGCGGTCCGATCTGCTCGGGATCGCCGTCAAGCCGAACGTTCAGGAAGTCGCAACGCGACTACGTCTTAAGATCTTGCCGATCAAACACAGCGACTGGGTTCGCCGCGTCGCTGTCGCTTATCGGCAGGACAGCTACCTCTCGCCGGCGGCCCGGCGTTTCATTGAGATTCTCAAGGCGACGGGGGCAAGTCTGCGCGCGGACTGACCGCTCCTCGCCGACAACGGGACTACGACGACACTGCCCTCACTTCTTGCCAGCGCAACCGCCGTATCGCCCATGGCCTTCCCGCCCAATCAGACGAAGTACGCCTCCGCGACGCTCGGCAAGGACGAAGCTTTGAGGTCTCGAAAGTCAAGATGGATCCCGGATCGCGCGCGCTATCGCGCACGCGTCCGGGACGACGCGACTTTGCGTCGCGTCTGTTCCGCAGTCGCCGCCCTTGACGAGCGTCGCGGGAGAACCGCTGCGCAGCTCAAGCGCTAGCAGCGGCGACGAGTCGGGCGGGAAGGCCGAGGGTGATGCGGCGCACGGCGTGATGATTGGCCAAGCGCATTAGAGCGGCGTAAAGCAGGACCACCCCCACCCTAGCCCTCCCCCTGAAGGGGAGGGGAATCCGCTCGTCGACCAGCCGCGGTTTGCGGGTACCATCGGCGTCCCGACTCGCAAGGATCACCGGTGGCAAACGACAGCTCTTTTCCCGCCCAGCGCTTCGACGCCGAAGCGCTCACCACCTACGCAGAGAATCTCCTCATAGCCGCCAAGATGCCGCGCGATCGTGCGACCGACGTGGCCAGCGTACTTGTCGAAGCCGACCTCCTCGGTCACGACACCCACGGGCTCGAGCTGCTGCCCGGCTATCTCGCGCACATCGAGCAGGGCCTCATGACGCTGGAAGGCGAGCCGACGGTCCTCAACGACCGCCCCGCGGTGCTCGCGTGGGACGGCCATCGCCTGCCCGGTCCGTGGCTCGTGCTGCGAGCGATCGAGGAAGCCGGGAAGCGCGCGAAGCTCTACGGCACCGGCAGCGTCAGCATCCGCAAGAGCTATCACATCGCATGCCTCGCGGTATACGCGCGCCGCGTCGCCGAACAGGGGCTCGCGCTGCTCCTCTACACCTCCGCGCCCGCGGGCTCGAGCGTCGCGCCGTTCGGCGGCACGCGCGCGCTGTTCTCGCCGAGCCCGGTCGCGATGGGCATACCGACCGGAGGCGATCCGATCCTGATCGACGTCTCGACCTCGCTGACGACCAACAGCCTCACCGGCCGTCTTCAGAAGGAAGGGAAGAAGCTGCACGCCCAATGGCTCATGGACGAGACCGGCGAGCCGACCGACGACCCCACGGTGCTCGCTGCGCCGCGCACCGGGACGATCCTGCCGGTCGGCGGCAAGGACGCGGGCCACAAGGGTTACGGCCTGTCGCTGATCGTCGAAGCGCTCACCGCCGGTCTCGCGGGGCACGGCCGCTCCGATCCGGGCCCGCGCATGGGCGGCACGATCTTCGTCCAGGTGCTCGATCCCGAGGCTTTCAGCGGCCTTCCCGCGTTCCAGGAGCAGATGGACTGGATCGCCGCAGCGTGCCGCTCCAACCCGCCCGCGAAAGGCGTGGAGCGCGTGCGCCTGCCCGGCGAGCGCGGGCTGGAGCTTCGGCGGAAACAGCTCCAAGAAGGTGTCGTCCTCAAGCCGCAGATCATCGCGGCGCTGCGGCCTTATTCCGAAAAGCTCGGCGTCCCGCTGCCAACCCGCTATTCGTAGGGTGTGCGCAAGCGCACCTCGCCGTTTTGCGGTGCGTTAGCACGCACCCTACGCTTTCGTCACCACCGGCGCATCGTCGGTCCCCGCCTCGGCCATCGGCTCGGCGTGCGCTTCGTCGGGTTTGGATTCATCCGGCAGCTCGGTTTCGGTCTCCTCGACCGTGATGTCCGGCGCGAGGAAGCCGCCCGACTGGTGCCGCCACAGCCGCGCGTAATGCCCGCCCGCACCGAGCAGGTCTTCGTGCGAGCCTTCCTCGACGATGCGTCCCTGCTCGAGCACGATGAGGCGATCCATGCGCGCGATCGTCGACAGGCGGTGCGCGATCGCGATCACGGTCTTGCCTTCCATCAAGTCCTTGAGCTGCTCCTGGATCGCGAGCTCGGCCTCGCTGTCGAGCGCGGAGGTCGCTTCGTCGAGCACGAGGATCGGCGCGTTCTTGAGCACGACGCGCGCGATCGCGATGCGCTGGCGCTGCCCGCCCGAGAGCTTCACGCCGCGCTCGCCGACGTGCGCGTCGTACCCGGTGCGGTCCCTCCAGTCGCGCAGGCCGGTGACGAACTCGTGCGCATGCGCGCGCTTCGCCGCCATTTCCACTTCCGCGTCGGTCGCATCAGGGCGGCCGTAACGGATGTTCGCTGCGATCGAGCGGTGCAACAGCGAGGTGTCCTGGGTCACCATGCCGATCGCGGCGCGCAGGCTCTCCTGCGTCACGCCCGCGAGGTCCTGGCCGTCGATCGTGATGCGGCCGCGCTCGGGCTCGTAGAAGCGCAGCAGCAGGTTGACCAGCGTCGACTTGCCCGCGCCCGAGCGTCCGACGAGCCCGACACGCTCACCCGGCCTGATGGTGATGTTCAGGTCGTCGAGCACCGCCTGCTGGTCGCTGCGCCCGTAGCTGAAGAACACGTCCTCGAAGCGCACTTCGCCCCGGGTGACGTTCAGGTCGACTGCGTCGGCGCGGTCGACGCCGGTGAGCGGCACCGCGATGGTCTGCATCCCTTCCTGCACCACGCCGATGTTCTCGAAGATGCCGGTCACTTCCCAGCTCACCCAGCCCGCGACGTTGGCGATCTGCCACGCGAGCGGCAGCGCGGTCGCGACCACGCCCGCGCTCACCGCCCCGGTCGCCCACAGCCAGATGCCGATCGCCGCGGTCGACGTGAGCAATCCCGCGTTCATCAGAGCGAGCCAGAACATGAACTGCGAGATGACGCGCATGTGCGCGCCCATCGCGTCCTGGTGCTCGTCGATCACCTCGCGCACGTACGCGTCTTCGTCCGCCAGGCGCGCGAAGAGCTTGACCGTGTGGATGTTGGTGTAGCTGTCGACGATGCGGCCGAGCACGTGCGAGCGCGCTTCCGAGCTCGTCTTGGCGAGGTCGCGCATCCGTGGCACGAAATAGCGCAGGAAGAAGCCGTAACCGATGAACCACAGCAGCGTCGGCACCGCGAGACGCCAGTCGGACACCGCCATCAGCGCGAGCGCCGACACGCCGTACGCGGCGATGTAGAACACGCCGCGGATGCTCGACATCACCGATTCGCGCAGCGCGTTCGCGGTCTGCATGACGCGGCTGGCGATGCGCCCGGCGAAATCGTTCTGGAAGAACGGCAGGTTCTGGCGCACCACGTGCCAGTGGCTCTGCCAGCGGATCATGCTCGTCACGCCCGGCAGCAGCGCGTTCTGGCGGATCGCGACGTCGGTCAGCACGATGAGCGGCCGCACGAAGAGGATGAGCACGACCATGCCGCCGAGGATGAACGCGTTCTCGTGCAGCGCGCCCATGCGGTCGGGCGCTTCCATCAGCGACACGAGCTTGCCGATGAAGAGCGGTATGACGGTGTCGACCAGCGCGACCGCGAGGCTCGTGACGAACATGAGCCCGTACCACTGCTTCGTCTGGAGCGCGAAGTGCCGGTAGAACGCGACCAGCCCCGGCGGCGGCGTGCCCGGGCCGGTGCTGGCGGTGCCGCGGATGCGGGATTGTAAATACCGGAACATTCGCTGATGTTTATCCCGTAGCGTGCGCGCGAGCGCACCGCGCCTTTTGCGGTGCGTTACCACGCACCCTACGAGCATACCCCCTACAATCGAAGACAACGATAACGAACCGAGGAGTAGTGATGCACCCGTTGCAAAAGTCGTTGTGCGTTTCGGTCGGGCTGGCGCTCGCGAGCCTGGCTGCTCATGCACAGGACAAGCCCGCCAACTACCCGCTGCGCCCCATCCGCCTGATCTGCCCCGTCGCGCCGGGTGCGGGCAACGACACGATCACGCGCGCCGCGGGACAGATGATCGCCGACAGGCTCGGACAGACCGTCGTCGTCGACAATCGTTCCGGCGGCGGCACCGTCATCGCGACCGAGCTCGGCGCGCAGGCGCCGCCCGACGGCTACACCCTCCTGTCGGCGACCGACACGATCATGCTCCTGGGCGCGATGAAGCGCGTCACGTTCGACATCCGCAAGGCGTTCGAGCCGATCGTGATCATGACTTCGCAGCCCTACATCCTCGTGGTCAACCCGTCGCTGCCCGCGAAGAACGTGAAAGAGCTCGTCGCGCTGTCGAAGCAGAAGCCGCTCTCCTACGGCAGCTCGGGCGTGGGCACGATGGTGCACATCGGCATGGAGCGCATGGCGATGCTCACCGGCGCGAACTTCGTTCACGTG
The DNA window shown above is from Burkholderiales bacterium and carries:
- a CDS encoding class I SAM-dependent methyltransferase, coding for MSDRLETLKADLESFGEAHDAATAARNRRMFNITRDTGQLLAILVRATAARRVLEIGTSNGYSTLWLAEAAKAIEGSVTTVEVDAYKIKLASTNFARSGLASFITQVHEDAGRFLNASEEGAYDLVFLDSERSEYTRWWHKLRRVLRPGGLLVVDNATSHVEELAPLRELMMADGDFAGCLIPIGKGEYVAVRTST
- a CDS encoding tripartite tricarboxylate transporter substrate-binding protein encodes the protein MLLLAAMPLAAACAAAQTYPAKPVRIITGGSGTFHDIVTRQLGQRLTERWGQPVVVENQGAAALTVGTGMAARATPDGYTLVMSDRSALAVAPHLYRSIPYHPVRDFSPITLAALTPTLLVAHPSVPAATLHEFLAFAKAEPREIHFATAGPGTNNHIAMELLKQAAGVNAAPIHYKGGGASTHAIVSGEVKMGFGALPSMLPHVKAGRVKAYAVTGSERFPGVPDIPTAAESGLRGFELEFWIGLLAPARTPPALVARLNHDITEVLRTPAMHTTLLTQGARAAPAAPGEFAAYIATESEKMKRLIDRTGMRAE
- a CDS encoding LysR family transcriptional regulator, yielding MDLRDIEYFTVVAQHGHLGRAAEALGLGQPALSMSLRRLEKSAQAKLVRRTPKGVELTAVGAALLSHAGKLRLARDDLAREVADLAHGRAGHLRIGASPSNADVGLPEACSQLLMEGPKITVNVAVFDNDALLPALRAGELDIAITHTRKLSQADVAMEWFREDEFVVYCAANHRLTKRNSITLQDLAHERWAAAASASGAFGPLQVLRDAFAERGLPAPRISLVSDLVMSRLRTVARSDLLGIAVKPNVQEVATRLRLKILPIKHSDWVRRVAVAYRQDSYLSPAARRFIEILKATGASLRAD
- a CDS encoding Ldh family oxidoreductase, producing MANDSSFPAQRFDAEALTTYAENLLIAAKMPRDRATDVASVLVEADLLGHDTHGLELLPGYLAHIEQGLMTLEGEPTVLNDRPAVLAWDGHRLPGPWLVLRAIEEAGKRAKLYGTGSVSIRKSYHIACLAVYARRVAEQGLALLLYTSAPAGSSVAPFGGTRALFSPSPVAMGIPTGGDPILIDVSTSLTTNSLTGRLQKEGKKLHAQWLMDETGEPTDDPTVLAAPRTGTILPVGGKDAGHKGYGLSLIVEALTAGLAGHGRSDPGPRMGGTIFVQVLDPEAFSGLPAFQEQMDWIAAACRSNPPAKGVERVRLPGERGLELRRKQLQEGVVLKPQIIAALRPYSEKLGVPLPTRYS
- a CDS encoding ABC transporter ATP-binding protein, translating into MFRYLQSRIRGTASTGPGTPPPGLVAFYRHFALQTKQWYGLMFVTSLAVALVDTVIPLFIGKLVSLMEAPDRMGALHENAFILGGMVVLILFVRPLIVLTDVAIRQNALLPGVTSMIRWQSHWHVVRQNLPFFQNDFAGRIASRVMQTANALRESVMSSIRGVFYIAAYGVSALALMAVSDWRLAVPTLLWFIGYGFFLRYFVPRMRDLAKTSSEARSHVLGRIVDSYTNIHTVKLFARLADEDAYVREVIDEHQDAMGAHMRVISQFMFWLALMNAGLLTSTAAIGIWLWATGAVSAGVVATALPLAWQIANVAGWVSWEVTGIFENIGVVQEGMQTIAVPLTGVDRADAVDLNVTRGEVRFEDVFFSYGRSDQQAVLDDLNITIRPGERVGLVGRSGAGKSTLVNLLLRFYEPERGRITIDGQDLAGVTQESLRAAIGMVTQDTSLLHRSIAANIRYGRPDATDAEVEMAAKRAHAHEFVTGLRDWRDRTGYDAHVGERGVKLSGGQRQRIAIARVVLKNAPILVLDEATSALDSEAELAIQEQLKDLMEGKTVIAIAHRLSTIARMDRLIVLEQGRIVEEGSHEDLLGAGGHYARLWRHQSGGFLAPDITVEETETELPDESKPDEAHAEPMAEAGTDDAPVVTKA
- a CDS encoding tripartite tricarboxylate transporter substrate-binding protein encodes the protein MHPLQKSLCVSVGLALASLAAHAQDKPANYPLRPIRLICPVAPGAGNDTITRAAGQMIADRLGQTVVVDNRSGGGTVIATELGAQAPPDGYTLLSATDTIMLLGAMKRVTFDIRKAFEPIVIMTSQPYILVVNPSLPAKNVKELVALSKQKPLSYGSSGVGTMVHIGMERMAMLTGANFVHVPYKGTAPALVGTMGGEVHMVPASAISATAAMKTGKVRALGVMGLTRVAALPDVPTIAEQGLPGFKIVNSYNLFAPAGTPRPIVNAINKVVSEGMRSPQMVQKLTAEGAQPGEKLTPDEFRAQLAKEYVEVEQQVKSMKVKLF